Within Triticum dicoccoides isolate Atlit2015 ecotype Zavitan chromosome 1B, WEW_v2.0, whole genome shotgun sequence, the genomic segment GTACACTGTAGGTGCTTCTGTTGCTGCTGATCACCTCGGCTCAGGATCCTGGTATCGTGCCCCGTGCATCGCATCCACCAGAGGAAGATTTTGCGTATGGCAATCCGTTAGCTGGGGAAACACCGGGCAGGCTGCAGTTTCCCCGTATAAAGGAAGTGATGGTTAATGGGATGCTTGTGAAGATAAAGTATTGCGACACCTGCATGATTTACCGGCCTCCTCGGTGCTCGCACTGTTCGATATGCAACAACTGTGTGGAGCGATTCGATCATCATTGCCCCTGGGTTGGACAATGCATTGGTCAGGTACACCATTTTCTGCACACTGAACTCTGTACTTTAAGAAACTTGAAAAGATCTTGAACCATTTACTTCCAGATGGATATGCCTTGAGCCAGAgggagggtgaaataattttatatggGCTTAACCAGATAGGGTACTGGGATTGGGCTATCGACAAGCCCGTTTGATATTGTGAATACAACAAGACATGATTCTTGGTGTCTGCTACCTCTagaccaaaatataagacgtttttgcagttgaATTTGAACtgtaaaaacgtcttatattttagtACGTAGGGAGTAGTTACTCTAGAGCACTATCTTCTGGTTAATTGAGGCAAAGACGTATTGTTCTCCTCTGCTGAAGTGTGTGCCCTCCTTAGAATTGTCATGCCTTATCAGTTGTGCAGAATTGCTTTGCTAATTGATTTTGCTCGACTTGTGGTATCTTTTCTTGCATGTTCTTAATTAATTAAGCATGAAACCGTTCTTCATCACAGTAATTGATACCACTTGAGGGACAAGTTTCAGTTTGAACCTTTATAAGGCACAATGTAAACCCATCATTTATACTAAAGTTCGGTGGCCTGATTAGGTTCATATTTGTGGGATGACCATTTTTCCATAACAGAGAAGCAAATGTACCAGGTtacaaactactccctctgtaaagtaatataagatcttttagatcactacTTCAGTGATCTAGAAGATCTTATactaatttacagagggagtacaatttaTCTTAGGATATTCCCTAGTTTTCCTTTGAAAAGGTTACAAACTACAATAGAAACCAGCTAAGAATCAGCTAGCCTGTAAGTAGCTCAAGCAAATGAAAAAGTCACCCAAATAGTAAATCTCGCTACAACCACGGAGGATTACACTGATGATAGCACCCCCTATCTTCCACTGTCCACACTACATATATAGAAGCCACACATTTGGGTGTTgtataggtcacatgcaagaaaccgTTGCTTTGCTAGGTGAAAAATGTATATGAACTAAGAGATATCAGAACCTTGTTTTTGTTGTAATTTTTGAGAATTTTTGATTCAGTTTATATATTATCACTTTTGTCTCCTGATATTTTATTCTTTCACTTTTACATTGTGCAGCGCAATTACCGATACTTTTTCCTATTTGTTTCTTCCTCGACTCTTCTTTGCATTTATGTCTTTGCCATGTCGGCTCTACACATCAAGTTTCTCATGGACGGAGACTATCCTACAGTATGGAAGGCTTTCAAACACTCTCCAGCTTGCTTGGTGCTTATGATATATTGTTTCATTGCTCTCTGGTTTGTTGGTGGGCTCACTGGATTTCATTCATATCTCATTAGCACTAACCAGGTTAGTTTGCTAACATGAAATTACTCTTTGTTAGTAATTTGATTTCAACCATGAATGCAAGATTGTGTTGCTTGTTTACTACTTATTAAATAATTTGTTTTCATTCGTATATTTGTTTTCAACCATGAGTACATTGAATCTGTTATATATTAAAAAATACATGACTGTCTAACCAGAAAAAAGATAGACAGGCTGGGAAATCTCAACAAAAAGCAAGTCATCTAGCAGTTAATTTAGTGAATCTTCTTTCAATCAACGAAGTATAACCATTAGATCTTTGTAACGGCGCCTAAATCCAATGATTGTGGGGCCCATATTATGACAGAGGTACCGACTCAAACACATCATGTTTTGATATATTACATAACCTTCATATTTTGTCTCTTCCGTCTTTATCTCTCCAGTCATCAGATACGCACGTGCGCACATATCATAATCTGTTTTCTTTAATCTTAGCAAAATCAATTAATTCCTCTTTAGCTGTTCCCATGCATATGCACCTACAGATAATCGGACATACTTTTAATAGTCATAATAATCACTCTTTTTTTATTGTTTCCGTACTTTATTGGGGTACATGACTCAAACACGACCTCATCAGTTCCGACCTAACTATGACTACTACACTGAAGTGAACTTGAACATCCAGGAAATAAAGGCACACGCCTGATTCATGTGTTCCCTGACTAATCCAACCAACTTGTGCACCATATATCCGTATGTAGAAACTTCTAAGAAATCCATATGCCTTATTCACGCACGTACAATGAAATCTTTATTCTGTGTAGAGTATGAAGTATAAGAAGAGATCATGGCCAAAGTCCGAAGTCCAAATACATGCATAGGGTCTGCCTATGATGTACTCTGTGCAGTTGCAACCACCGTTGATGTGGCGCCTAAATCTATCTGCCACAGTTGAATTTCTCCTCCATTGTGATTTTGCTACTTTGACAATCATGCATGGCACTGATTATGTGAATTCTAACTCTTCAGCCCATTCCAGTATGGCAATTGTAAATATCAAGTTCGTTAGCAAGAGGAAAAATGAAATCAAGTTGGTTGGTCTAAAAACTTGATGCATCATTACGATTTTCGTAATATTGTTTGCAGTCAAATAAATTCATAAAAAACAGAAATCGGACATATAACACACAATTTACATCAAATTGAGCAAGTAAAACGGGAAGAAAAGAAGTGTCCTCCATCATGTTTAGTTGGACCTAGGATGAATTTTAAGTTTGGTTGGCACAAGCGGTAGAGGAAAAGATTTGCTTGCGTAGGCAGAAACGTGAAACGGGAGAGCATTCGGGGAAAGTGTCTGTCAGCAAAGAGAATAAGGGAATTTCTATTTGTAGCGCTTAATACGAGGTGAGAAAATTGCACACCAAGCAGTTATATAATAGCAAAAACAATTACAGATCACGCATAGAGGACGCAGTTAAATTGGACGAGCGAATGAGAAGGAGAGAACAGGTGTTCTTCATCATGTGTAATTGGACATGTGATGAACTTTAAAGATTGGTTGCCACAGGCAGCGGTGGAAAAATTGGCCGACACATGCAAAGACGTGAAATGCGGGAGCATTCTAGGAAAAGTGGTCTCTGTCAGCCAAGAGAAGGGGGGAATCTTCTATTTTAAAAATATGTagctctatactactccctccgttcagaattacttgtctcggaaatggatgtacctagaactaaaatacgtctagatacatccatttctgcgacaagtaattccgaacggagggagtaggtgatAGGAATATTGCACACTAAGCACCCAAAGGGTATGAATATGCTTTTGTCACACAAGCTTGACATCAAGCCTGATTTGTTTCTTGATGAGCAGAGGATACAACCACCTCCACTTATCACCCAAAAGACATTTGGTTGTCTAGAAATATCAAATTAGCTACGCATACAGAATAGAAAGTGTACAATTATATCTTTATTTAGTTGTCATTATTCTCGGAGTTGAAGCAACACACTTTTATATGGCTACATAAAACAATATGGTTAGCTTGATTCGATTAAAAGCCTAGCACGGATTGTATTCAGATCTCAGCCAGTAATACGGAAAATTCTGAAATTCAACTATGTTAGCTGTTAGATAGTTTTTTTTCATGCGAAGATAAGCGTTTATCTAACAAGTCCTATGAATTATGTAAAATAGCTACCAATTCATTTGCCTATCTGTTTGTGTACAGTCGATCGGAACGGATTAAGTCAAAACTCGGAATGCTAGTGCAATATCAGGAAAGATTTTAAAATACGGTAGTATGGTTGTTCCTAGCAAGTGTATCTACTATCTAGTGAGAAAAATAAAATATTATCATCAGGCCACACTTTAGTCTTAGCAGCAGGCCTGGATGAAACTGTATGGTGGAAAGGAACAAAATTACACTTGTGTCCTCAACTAGTAGAATGACCTAATGTCGTATGCTCAAGGCCTCTTCTGCACGCAGAACTTGTTGAAGTTACAGTGCATGACTCTGACATGATGCTTTGTTGCTTTTGCAGACGACATACGAGAATTTTCGGTACAGAGCAGACAGCAGGCCCAACGTCTATGACCGAGGATGTCTGAATAACTTCCTGGAAGTCCTGTGCAGCAAGGGGAAACCTTCCAAGCACAGGTTCCGAGCCTATGTTCAAGAGGAGGTACGCGCTCCAGTGGTTAACTTCGGTAGGCAGATGGAGGAGGAACCAGCTGGCGGCCCTCGCGCAAAGGTAGAAGACGATCCTGAGATTGGCAGCGATCTCCTGAAGATCTCTCGGCGCCGCAACTACGAGGACGTTGACGTCGAAATGGGGAACCAGGACGACGGTGAGAAGGAAGGCATGGGCGACGCCAAACTGGCGGCGGGTTCGGGATCGCAGATCCCTGCGGTCGGGAGCGAGGTGCGGGTGCGGCACTCGAGCTGGGACCGGAGGAGTGGGAACTGGGACATGTCGTCGGACGTGATCGGAAGGAGCGCATCGGATGTGCTTGGAAGAAGCGCTTCGCTCACCGAGGCTGCGCCGCGGTCTCAAAGAGAAACTCACTAGTAGCCAATATGTGTGAATTCTTCTGAACTTTGTGTTGGCGGGCTGGGTTCTGTGATTGTTTACTGATGGTGACACaccgggagaagagggaaggacaaTGGCTGTGACCCATTTTGACTTTTGACATGCCATGTTTTGGTATCTTGGATGGTGTTTTATGTATGGACAGTTGGTTGTGGTCGAAGGGTTTAGTGGTAATGGGGGTCACATATCGGTCTTTTTTGCGCCGCTGTTGTCATCTGACAGTGTTCGATGCCATTCTTTGTGTAAATTACTGATGCAGGATACTCATCCACCTGTAATTCCTCGCCGGCTCTTCTTTGGAAATGTCTCTAGTTTGCATCCCAGCTTGGCTTTCGTCGTGTCTTTTCCCATTCCATTCTTCTAAGGAGTATAAGAGGATATACATCAAATTAGTTAGTTTGCCTGTTGGCGTCATCTACTAGTATTTGTGTGCAAGCGACGTAAAACTCTTTGTGTTCTTCTGGAATTGACCGTTCGAACTTCGAAGGTTGACAGTTGCTTTGTTTCGAGTGGAACTGCATTCTCAAGGATGAGAGCATCTTTTTTGTTGGTTTCCTCTGGGGTTCTCTGACTGCTGCAAAGGAAGGACTAGAACTGGAGGACCGGAGCACGATGGAGCCTGCCTGATAGTGACAAACCGGAAGACATCAGGATCCCAGGTCCATTCTTCGGACCGGAGACCAGGAAGAGGAAGATGCTTTTGGCTTTTGCAGCTTCAAACCTGAAAGAGTTTTGCGTGCAACTCATATGACATGGGAAAGTCACTCCTACTCTACTAATCATTTGTACTGCATACACATCGAAAATGACTGCCACGATCCCGGATCTTTTTTAATCCAAGTCTACTCGACGGTCGTCGGATGGTAAGTCTACTGCTTTGATCGTGGACCAAAACTGGCGATCCGTTTGCGGCAGTTCTGACTGAACCTGGCCGGTGTCTGTGCGCCGGTACGCTCCAAGAGCCTACTCAAATTGAATGGCTGCGCGACCACCTTTATACTGTTTGGTCAATGAAAATGAAATGCTTGCACCTATCCGTGTGTGTTTGTTCTTTTGCAGGCTTCCCTTCTATTCCTTTTTGTTTGCCTTGCCGTGTCAGTTCAATGAAATGCTGATTCAGGAAGCCAGGCATTGGAGTTGGTATTCAAAGTTTCTTGAATAACCTGACTGCCTGAAACTCGCCAATCTCCGGTCTACATAGTGTAGGTAAATGACGAAAAAAAATCGCTAATTAGTGGCACTGAAGTTTTCGTGTATTAGACATTCCAACGTCCATAATTAGACGCTAAAATGAACATATGAGTTTTCTCTTTCCATTTATCTCTCTTAGCCTTTTTTTACCCGCATCTCATCTtcttttttggaaaaagatctgaaactattataaaaatatattcagCAGAAGTACACCCCAAACTAAAACCATTGAGATCCTTGAACCACCAAACAGCCACTACCGTCGGCAGAATGAGCCGTCGATGCGCTGTCGCTCACCTACCGAAATCGATATGAGCTTATCGATGATAACCggaaagtcttcatgcacgtgccccccaGGACCACCGCCCTGGAGATGTAGTCATTGCCGTTGTACTCTTGATTCGATCTGACGCGCCTGACGACACGTCGTCTCACAAATGCATGACGAGAACTTTGACGTCTCAAGGATCGAAACCCGAAAGACCAGCTTGAAGATGAGGCGCCGCGATCGTTTCAGTCCCTATGTAGAAATATCCAAAACATATGACAGTGAATGGAGAGAGTACTTTTTAGCGAGACTTCATTCTACACGGCTTGGGTAACTGACAATGCTGTTACCTCACCATTATGGATGGGCATTTTTATCATGAATATCGCATTGCAGGCCCCCACCTACCCTCGGAATCTTTCATGCGGTTCTGCTACTCCTCATACCAGCCGTAATAATCGCCCGTGCTGGAAAGGTCCCCCAACCACATTTTGAAGTGGGTTTTGAGCCGTCTTCACGCGCTTTCGTCAACCTACTGACCTCTTGTGGTTGTGGTGGTGATCGTTCCATGAAAGCCACTGTACCTGCTTCAGTGAAGGCGACCTCACTTGCTCCGTCCACTGCTGACCACTCCCGGTTCGCGCAGCCAAGTCTGCATTTCATTCAAGTTGCCAGATTAACACTGTAGATGAGATGGGCATTGCTGTTCCTTACCGTTGCATAGATAGATCACACTGTTGGCCATGTGCCATTGTGCCCACATGTCATTTGCACTGGCCAATTGTAAATTTGCAATTTGTACTATACTTTTTTCCCCTTTGTGATGGCACTGGACTAGCATAAGAGAGATGAAGGAAAACAAAAATGTTTCTTGAAAACAGAGTTGACTGTAGTGCCATCTGCATCTGAACGGAAGACTCTCTTGTCCTGTTCAAGCTACAGATTTGTTTTCTTTGTTTGGCAATGTCGCATATGCATGCATCGAACAGAGTGGATGCGGTTATCCGTACGCATGGCCCCTGAACTCCATGTCGGATGCGGTTTGATCAACAGGTTGGCGTTGAATGCGCACTGGCTATGTGCAAACGGCGGCGGGCCAGTCAAACTTGACCTTAGTGCTCACTGTTCGGACACTCATCAGTGGCCCTTTCATGTTTTTGGATTGAGAAGTTGCTTGAAGTTGAACAAACAAAAAGATCGCGTCAATCATGTACTGTAGCTATTACAATTGTTTTCTCTAATAATAACGTTTCAAAATAACCTATACTTCGAatcatttttatatcaatattgacCGACACTACTTTTTAAAAAAAGGGGCAAAAAGAGCACCACTGTAAAAGCAGTTATATTTACACACTGGTAAAGGCAACTCCAACACGGGTCATCTTATCGCCATCAAATGTGATTCACGAAAAATGCTCGGACTAGCCCGGACGTTCGAAATCCCACAAACTGGCATCACATCGGGGGAGGTCTGGGGGGATCCGGATGTCCGCCATGTCGGACTCCGACACCCAGGACCCACTCAAAACCCCTCTCCAcgtctgagggagttctggataagggggtatccggacagccggactatgcactttggccggactgttggactatgaagatacaagatagaagacttcgtcccgtgtccggatgggactctccttggcgtggaaggcaagcttgccgatccggatgtagatctcctcctctgtaaaccgactctgtgtaaccctagccccctccggtgtctatataaaccggagggtttagtccgtaggacaacgatctTCAtcgtcaacaatcataccataggctagcttatagggtttagcctctctgatctcgtggtagatccactcttgtaacacttatatcatcaagatcaatcaagcaggaagtagggtattacctccatcgagagggcccgaacctgggtaaacatcgtgtccctagcctcctgttaccattagccttagacgcacagttcaggaccccctacccgagatccgtcggttttgacaccgacattggtgctttcattgagagttcctctgtgtcgtcactgcaaggTTAGATGGCTTCTCCATCCTTCAATCACGCTGtcttgggtgagacttttctccccggacagatcttcgtgttcggcggcaccgcactgcgggccaattcgcttggccatctggagcagatcgatagctacgcccccggccatcaggtcaggttcagaaacctaaactacaccgccgacatccgcggagacttgatctccaacggattcgggcctgtggcaggagcgccgaacaatcacgacgtgcacgacctagatcggcagtcggacagtattcggaacatcgcacctgctaccgctCCAGACTTCGCTTCAGAGCGGGTcgcgccttccgaggacgggtggatggaccccgccccggaggccgcacactcctcgaCGTTAGAGCCGCAAACAGACTCCTATCCTAAAGGGATCTGTGCCTCCGGACCCCCGTACTCACCTCCGGTCGTATGTTCCGGGCCGCGCACGTCCGTGCCCATTAAATCCAACTGGCTCCAGTCATGGAGCTCGCcggcgcggatatctttcagcactcaccctttagagacgtgctagattctttaaggtctctctctctgtcaggagactcctggccgaactatgtacgactcaagtgggaagctggcgacgaagaaattcgtttcccatccaccacccactttatagccactgtcgatgacctaacatacATGCTTGACATCGCCCCcaataacatcgacggtatggacgttgatGCTGGGGAGGatccggaaccaccgcccacgcggcgctggactgccacttcatcatacgacgtctacatggtggacacccccaaagaagaaaatagcgacaaaaaggacacaacggaggataaccccccgggaaaaagcaaaaacgacggcgtaagcgccgccttaggtccagtcacagcaaaaatagcgataacaacccaaaacaggatgacactccggttgatttcgaaggcaacaacgaccacatggacccagcgatggagcaggataaaccaggtcaggccgagcacagcctggagcagacgcccgatcacaattcagagggccgaactcatcatgaTACCTCCAAAGAAGATAACATTCCCGTTGACGATGCGTTCACCATCCCGGAAGAACATTCAAAACAAGACAAGCTCCGCCAAAAACTCCTGGCCACAgcgcggagcctgaagaagcagaagcaaaggcttaaggccgcgcaggatacgctcaaccgacgatggaataaggtgctggacaccgaaggaAAACATGGCAATAATCGCCACAcatagagctacccaaagcgcaaactgctacccgaattcaACAACAGCCGGCAGCAGGCCGCGACTCGGCCAGATACATaggggctgtgcaccccctgtgcttcacggatgaagtgctggatcatgaatttccacatggatttaaacccgtgaatatagagtcatacgacggaacgacggaccctggggtctggattgaggattttattcttcacatacacatggctcgtggggacgatctccacaccatcaaatatctacccctcaagttaaaaggaccagctcgtcattggcttaaaagcctcctcgaaaactcaattggaagttgggaggaacttgaggatgctttcagggccaacttttaagggacctatgtccggcctccagatgctgacgacctaagtcacataatacagcagcccggagagtccaccCGCAAACTCTGGAacatattcctcactaagaagaatcaaattgtcgattgtccggacgccgaagccttagcggccttcaaatacagtatccgagatgagtggcttgccagacacctcggccaagaaaagccgagaacgatggcagccttaacaagcctcatgacccgattttgtgtgggcgaggacagctggttggcccgtaaaggcaccagcaacccaggcacgtccgaaatccgagacggcaacgGGAAGCCATGACATACTAAGAGCAAACGTCGGAATAACGATAGTCCGGACAACACAgcaatcaacgccggattcaggggccctcGACCTGGTCAAGGGGAAAAGCCATTTAACGGCAGTAAAGAGGAACCAtctggcctgaacaaagtcctggacagattgtgccaaatccatggcacttccgacaaacctgcaaatcatacccacagagaatgttgggttttcaagcaggccggcaagttaaatgccgaacataagggaagggaaacaccaagcgaagacgaggatgagcctcgccagccgaacactaggggccagaaacaattcccatcggaagtcaaaacggtaaacatggtacacgcaactcacgcTGAGTTCGTAGCCCCCCAATTTAATCCCTGGGcaacatgcccgatcacttttgatcacagggactacccggccagtatccggcagggggaattggctgccttggtgctcgacacaATAATGACGGATATCGTCATACTcgtgtcctaatggatggcggcagtagtcttaatttgatatatcaagacaccatccgcaggatggggatagacccatccagaataaatcaAAATAACGCCACCTTTAATGGAGTAATTCCAGGCATCGAGGCCCATTGCTGGGGATCCCTCGTGTTAGAAGTAACATTTGGTGCTCCCGACAATTTCAGACGCGGGAacttactcttcaacatcgctcccttcagcaccgactatcatgcattgcttggaagaccggccttcgcttgctttaacgcaataccaaactacgcctgccttaaacttaaaatgcccggtccacacggcatcatcatggttagcggaaacacagaacaGTATGTGGCAGTTCCCGCTGCCGGACTCTAGGAGGCCTCTCCCACCGAAACGCATGactggtcgtcaagaccacgaacacggttagacgagtccaatacACTATTTTCACAGTGGCTCGGATAAACCTGAGCCAGGGGCTGTACATGTGTCCCCATAAATAAAacgaggggctgcaaacatgtaacacaAGCCCACAATTCGGCTCGCCTCGTTAACAGGCCGGATCTCGAACATTCCTCGAGCATAATAACTTTTCGCACGTTTTCTTTTTTCGTTCTTACAGACACTACCAGTGCGAcatccttccaggatacggcacaacggagacacaggcgcagacgtgcagcagggccccgctcacaggtttctctttagattaagcccttgCGTAAACCTTCTTTACCGTCTCTTGTTGCTCGACGTCCCATGGGTATTTCATACACCTGTACGGGACACTGGCGTTTTAGGCTTCTTTGCCGCGATAGATCAATGCGCGTACCTGGAACCGCAGGGTCAAGGACATTGTTTAGCCCAATAtattttataaagtccgaataccttcgggagtgttcggtgtccttatatgcaccagctccgaatcatgtctttggtcaaatgttgggttagcccgactCCTGGGTTTGCTGtcttatgttccgttctatcggctaaggcggccaaaggagaactactgcgattgtgccctggttattccggataagcacctcagtagagaaagccgaaaactgactgtcatgatagagcGAGAGACtaatcaaccactcgaggactcatcggaatccataggattcctccgcattaacgaaggaccggtctacCGGTCAAGTACACGCACTGTATCAGGAtgtacgcggaagtaccaggggctatatagtagccccacctttcaattcctacggctaagcgaaagtgttacagctatatagtccggttgcctggttcgacgtgcgatcacctccttaatggaccaagacgttggatcaagtgtgttcaggcaccttttctcgaacacccccgcattatgtgcgtgggggctgaagccaacgactgctaactttcacgattatatatatatatatatatatatatatatagccgcaTAGGAGACACCGTAATACTTCCAGGCAAAAGTACACAAAAAATAAGCAACTTCCATAATCAAACACATAGTTATTTACAATTTCATCACTCAAATATGACATTCttggagcactgggcctctattctaCGAGCACCTTCTATAACCTGCTCAAAATAGAGctggctgggtcttggcttcctgccggaccccgggttgcaatacaggtggcctccatatccgcccaatatgttttcACATGTGcaaaagccatccgcgcaccttctatgcacgccgatctcttcatggcatcaatctgTGCTCTGGCGCCAAATAACCGTTGCACCAAACCAAACTAACTATCCGGCTTCGGCTCCTTtggccacagatggtctattacagacctcattgcaaggccggacagcctatggagctcggctatggcgGCCATTTTCTCATTCAAGGGCAGGGAGCGCGCTGGAGCAtcaaattgtgaccagaacagcctctccattttgttatcctcatgatccttgaatagcttggtcgcatcagccgcactcttcgccaagtctgCATACTCATATGCGGCGCTCCATAGCTTACCCaacggagcatacttcggatctaaaaacttcatccgtaaCACATAAGGACTTCCGGCCGCGATTTCtctggcttgtcgaagttcctcccgtgcGGCTCTAATCTGAGAACGCATCTCTTTAGCCGAATCCATCGCCTTTTTCAGGTCGGCCGCCTTTGTTTGAttctctttttcaagaagctcataccagCCGGCaacgtccctcagctccacagccatcttggctatcttcTCCTCGCTTCAGAGACGAGCGGCATGTTCGGCcttaattcttcggctgcctttagagcagccgcattgctaatccgagcttgttccttgattagagcaagctccgccctcagggcctcaacggcagcagctccgcctgcaaatACATAACATCACATTAATATTTTAACCTTCTTGCAAaaatagatgtggatataggaaagcGTACTCTACGACTCCTCgaatcgcttgttcacaagcgtgacatCGGCCTCCACAACGTCAATCTGCCGCCTCAATTCAGCGCATTCAGCGGCTTGGTCTATTGCCGAATCCTTAGCAACCTGGACATTAATGCAAGTATGACCATCAACTGGGAGTTTGACCCTCTGGTTGCCACCATGGGCTGGCAtccatagtctcaggggctactatctacacagagcGCATGTATCGCGTGCGGCTCAACTAAAAATTatggcttacctcaaagcctttgagcaggctcctaAAAGCTTCGTTCAAAACACTTGTGGCGGAGGAATTTTTCTCCGACACCGTACCCATTAGGGTACAATGATCCTCCAAGAGATCAactgactccaggaggcccgtcagtgtGTTCGGCCGGACACCGGACTTTCCCGGACCCTTCCCATTGTCCGCCACAGGAGCCGAACGCgctgggctcggggcggccgaagtgtcaGCTTCTGGCCCCtttggatccggactcctccgtgacgatacctcagggtcgcccgcctcatggggcggagaggcaggtggggtttcactctccatcatctctggaagaagatcccccgaagac encodes:
- the LOC119345449 gene encoding protein S-acyltransferase 8-like, whose product is MAQPQPQQRVYQAWKGNNRFFLGGRLIFGPDAKSLLVSVALIVVPVLVFCAFIAPHLLHRFSDYNAGYAIPAVAVGFMIYVLLLLLITSAQDPGIVPRASHPPEEDFAYGNPLAGETPGRLQFPRIKEVMVNGMLVKIKYCDTCMIYRPPRCSHCSICNNCVERFDHHCPWVGQCIGQRNYRYFFLFVSSSTLLCIYVFAMSALHIKFLMDGDYPTVWKAFKHSPACLVLMIYCFIALWFVGGLTGFHSYLISTNQTTYENFRYRADSRPNVYDRGCLNNFLEVLCSKGKPSKHRFRAYVQEEVRAPVVNFGRQMEEEPAGGPRAKVEDDPEIGSDLLKISRRRNYEDVDVEMGNQDDGEKEGMGDAKLAAGSGSQIPAVGSEVRVRHSSWDRRSGNWDMSSDVIGRSASDVLGRSASLTEAAPRSQRETH